In the genome of Planctomycetota bacterium, one region contains:
- a CDS encoding DUF2752 domain-containing protein → MVERASRTVPTADRIFHGIVAALLTAAFAVSILQIGFWDSGAPDDDPAGSICMLRRATGLPCPTCGLTRAFYAMGRGAVGEAFEEHPLGPLVFVLFGVVWVRSAGIFLADRAWLNVAARVLTWSLPFIAGAALILWAVRLGWMFRSGAASSAWHASLLGRLLGP, encoded by the coding sequence ATGGTGGAGCGCGCGAGCCGCACCGTGCCGACCGCCGACCGGATTTTTCACGGCATCGTTGCGGCCCTGCTGACGGCGGCGTTTGCGGTCAGCATCCTCCAGATCGGGTTCTGGGACTCCGGGGCGCCCGACGACGACCCCGCGGGTTCCATCTGTATGCTTCGCCGGGCGACGGGCCTCCCGTGCCCCACGTGCGGTCTGACGCGGGCGTTCTACGCCATGGGGCGCGGGGCGGTCGGTGAAGCGTTCGAGGAACATCCCCTCGGGCCGCTCGTCTTCGTCCTCTTCGGCGTCGTGTGGGTCCGTTCGGCGGGCATTTTTCTGGCCGACCGGGCGTGGTTGAACGTTGCCGCCCGTGTCCTGACGTGGTCGCTTCCGTTCATCGCGGGGGCGGCGCTCATCCTGTGGGCCGTCCGGCTGGGATGGATGTTCCGGAGCGGGGCGGCGTCGTCGGCGTGGCACGCGTCGCTGCTGGGGCGGCTTCTCGGCCCCTAG